The DNA window AAGAGGCTGAAGTTCCCTCAGGGTCCGAAGATGGGGTGTCAGGCTTGATCTTTTGGGGTCTACAGCGGCCTGGAGGGAGGACAGGTGAGGCGGCAGCTCAGACCCCAGGCTGACGACTGCCCCAACAgccttcctcccacctctgtcCACCTGTAACTCCACCCGTACTGTCGCCCTCTCCTGGAAAGCTCCTTTTGGTGGTGCCCCTTCCATCCCCAGAGGAGGGCGCTGAGGAAGGCCCACCTGAGCTTGCCTGTCGCCctgtcctctttcctttctcagtgaCGGGGGGGACTTTTGGGTCCTGTTGGAGGCTGGACCCCTCAAGCTGGTGGGCTGTAGCTTGCTTCAGAAGACCTCTTCGTGCCCTTCGTGTCCTGGAAGGGGCCTTGCTTGGGGGTGGAGGGTCCTGGGTGGAGGAGACACAGGCTCCTGAGGTGCTCAGAGAGCAGTTCAGAGGCTGGTTAGGACCCACCATTGCCCCCCTTGAAGTCCATGGAAGGCAGCTGCCCGAAAGCTGGCCCTGGGAAGCGCAGCCAGGGTAGGGGGTCATACCTGCATTCTGTCCTTAGGGCCTGGCTGTGATCCCTTGGGTTTCCTCTTACGGGACTTGCCCCCTGAAGAACACTGatgctggggttgcagggtcCTATGGCCTTGGGCCCTTTCTCCAGACTCCCACGTTcccaccctgggctcccaggGTTGCCGTGGGGACTGAGGACTGCTGCAACCCTTGTAGGAAACTCAACCATTCTGTTCTCTTAGCTTATTACGTTAGGAGTAGCTTACCTCTGGGTGCCAAAGGTCCAGGATCCCCCTAAAGTGGCACAGGGAGAATTCAGCAATCAGCCTGGTTGGGGCAGGGGTCACACCTCTTTCCAGATCGGTGTGGCTCCTCCCCTAAGAAGCCTCTCAGACTGCCCCCGCCCTCCCCATGCCAGGTCAGAGCCGATATCAGTCACCCTGGCTTGGGCTCCTCTGCTAGCTAGGGGCCTGGGACTCATAGGAGGGGAGAGGCATAGCATAGCAAAGGCTTAGAGCTTCAGGGACAGTGTGACACTTGGGGGCCTAGATACAGACCCCATCTCCTGCCCACCCGTGGCCCCGGGCCTCCACCACACATGCCTCTTTGGGGTCTCTGCCTGCCTGTGTGAGCATAGGACCCAAACCTGGAACCAGACGGTGCGGCCCTGCCGGTCCCGTAGGGAGTGCATGCCCACCACGCCGTAGCACTGCAGCCAGGCTCGAAAGGCCGCAAAGTCgtcctccccactctcctgtcCGTAGCCCTTGCCCCCTGTGGACAGAGGAGCCAGGCAGAGATCAGAGGCCAGACTCAGGCTAGGAGGAGGGGGAGCTTGATGCACTGAGTCGGGTGCTCCCTCCTCCAGCCGTGGATGACCTCAGGCTGGTGTCTTCCCCACTCTGGGCCATGGCTTGCCCATCCTGGAGAGGGTTAGCAGTCCTCGCACTGCCTGTTTCATGGGCATCTCAGAGGACACAGGCACCTGACAAGTGAGGAGGCCTGGTCCATTGAGCAACAACTGCATCCATAAACTCCCATTCCCCAGGCAGGGAACCAGGCCTTGAAAGGGGCAGCAACTGCCCCGGGGGCTACACAATATGCCAAAGCAGAGGGGACTGGCCGTCCTTGCCTCCCAGGCCTTACCCAGCCGGATCACTTCCTTGGGCACTGAGTGGCACAGCTCCAGCAGATCTGGGTTCTGCAGCTTCTCCTTGATCTTCTGGCTCAGGGTCAGCTCCGGGCTCTGGAGAAAGGGCAGGGACAGGGTCTGGCCGTCAGCATGCGGTAAAAACACTCAGAAGACAGCTGACCGCACGGGGAGCAAACCTCTGAGCTGGCGGGACTCAGAGCTGGACCCTCCTCCTCCCCGATGCgggcacacatacacacttcaCAGAGGAGAAGCAAACTGAGGACCTGTGCGGGTTACAGTAGAGGCAGGTACCTATGACTCAGGCCGTACCCTGTCAGCCCTCACTGGTATGTGAGtgtacctccctcccctccaccctcaccgGCCTGTGCTGCTTCAGCGCCTCCAGAACAGTGCGGGCCTTCTCAAAGGGGGGTATCTTCAGTCTGCAGTGGGGGGGAGGGAGCCGTGGTAAGCAATGGGGAATGAGGGCGCCCAGCCTACCCTTGTACCCATGGCCGGCCTGCTAACCTGTATAGGATCTCTGCGCGCAGGTAGTTGCCGATGCCATTGAAGAACCTCTGGTCCAAGAGGGCCTCACATATGGGCCGGTCAAAGACCTTGTCCTCTAGGTTTCGTAACACGTTCTCCCTGGAGGGACACAGCCCGGGCGCGTGAGGCCCATTCTGCCCTTTCAcccaacaccaccaccacacacctCACTGTGGATGGGGAGAGGAGCCAGGAGAACCTGTTCCTGGGTGCAGAGGAAGGAAATTAGGAGCACTGGCGCCCCTTTCCCAGCCTCAGTGTCATTTGGCAGTGGGAACCTGTCTTCCCATCTGTTAAATGAGAACAATATGGGGTTTCAGTTCCTTACAAAAGGTGGGAAATTCCAATCACAAGCAACAAGTTCAAGGACACACATGAGTCTGTATCTGGTGTATGTCTGCCACCAGAGTGCCTCAGGCTCCAGACACGTTTGCGAGCAAGGCGGTCAGAGGGCCTCAGGTGAGCCTGCAGCCTGGAGACCCCTGTCCGGGACTCGTGGGTGGCTAGCTGTGAAGAGGGAGCATTGAAGGGTCTGTCCTTCTCAGGACCTGAAGATTGTAAGGAGGGTAGCAATAGCTCTGTGCAGCAGGCATGTGGGAGCAAGGCCTGGCCACTGACCGCATCAgcagccccgccccacctccGAGGGTCATGGGTCATTCCTCACCACTGGGAAGAGTCTTGTTTTTTGTGGAGAAGGGTCATGGCAAGACTGACTCAGTGATGGGCCCGAGAAGCATAAGAAATAGGGGACCAGAATACAGTACTTGGGGGTAGATGTAAGAGTAGAAGGCCAGCCTGGGTGGCCGGCTCCCTGAGGGGAGCAGACCCTCGCAGGCCCAGCTATAGGACCAAGACCACGCCGAGATGCTCATTGTTGGAGAGAGACTTCAAAGCCGCTGGCACAGAGCTGACCTGTGGCACGACGCCCCAGGAGAGGCGAGGTGGAGGAGCGCAGGACCACAGGTGTTCCCTGGGGGTGCCCTTGGGGTCGGTCGTGCCTGGGAATGCTGAGAGGCCCAGAGTCGACTGCCTTCTGTGGCGCCTGACATGGCCTGGCCCACCCCGGTGGGCAACACAGTCTCCTAAGGGCTCAGTGAAGGTGGGCGGTCTCCAAGGAAGGGAGGACCCACTAGATGGGCTCCAGACCGTTGCGCCTGTGACTCTGGTCATTTTGGGTGCTTTTCCTCCAGAGCTTTGCGTGGCCGGCTCGCAGGCCTCCGCTCAAATGTCCCCTCCTCGAGCGGCCTTTCctaatgccccccacccccaaccccctcgCCAAAAGTCGTTCTGCCCCTCTTGGGTTTCTCAGGCATGTGTCTGTATGATCTCGCCCCGTTTGTTTCCTTGCCCGCATGCCCTGCCGGAGCTTCGGATCCGTGAGAGCAGGGTCCACAGCCATCTCCATTACGGCTGTATCCCCAGCGCctggaacagggcctggcacagagaggctgacGCCGTGCCATCTTAGGTGACATGCATCACAGCCAGGTAAGACTGTTGACCCCCCCCACAGGCAAATGTGGGAGGCCACAAGACCTGGCCCAGAAGCCATGTCACCAGGCAGCACCCAGCCTGCCTGCTACCTGGAAACCCTCCCCTCCTGCTCAGCCCCCCCTTTTCCCGTTGCTAAGGCCCTCCCCCTCTTCTCAGCCTCCTGAGGGCACCTGGAAGCGCTGTGGGGTGCTGACCCAGCCTCAGCTCTCACAGCAGCCTGCTGTGTCCTCCGCCTGCCTTCCTGACCCCCTTGCTCCCGCCTCCTGTAACAATTGTGGGTTCCCGCGCCCACCAGCTCCGGGAGCTGGCCCCAGGGAGTGCGGCGTCTTGGTCTACAGAGCAAGGGGCTGAGGCTCAGAAGGGGCTGGGTTTGCCCCGCATTGACCAGCAAGGCGCCGAAAGAGCCGGGCTGGGGCCCGGCCGTGCTCCTCACCCCGGGCTGGCCCTGCCTACCTGAACTGCTCGTACTCCAGCAAGACGCACGGCCCGCGGCCTGGCTGCCACTCGCCGCCCAGGTCCCAGTGCCCGAAGCGGCGCACGTCCACAAAGCAGAGGGCCAGTTGGGGGCCGGGAGGGGCCGTGTAAAAGCGCAGGTGGGCGTGGGGCGGCAGCGCGTCGCTGGGTGCCAGCTGGAAGGACCCGGACATGCCGAAGTGGAAGACGAGGGCCATTGGCGCCTGTGGGGGCCGGGCCCCGGGCAGGGGGCTCAGCGTCAGGCGCAGCTCCTTGCCCCGGGCGGAGGCCGAGACGCGGTAGGCGCTGCTCTCGAAGGGCACCTCGGGGTTGCGGCTGACAGACGATTTCTCCACGCGCCCGCCGAACACCAGCCCCCCGCACGCCGCGTTCACGAAGCGGCTGGCCAGGTGCAGCTCAGGGCCCTCGGGCATCCCGTGCGGCGCTGGGCGGGCCCTGCGTATGGAGGGGCCTGAAGTGGGGTCGGGCTCAGCGCCCCGTTACAGCGGAGCCGGGAGCCCGGAGAGTCGGCGGGACCCCGACGGGCGCCCGACAATGCTGGGGAGCCTGCCTGTCCCCGTCCGGTCCGCGCCCGCGCGCTTTAGCCGGGaaggcccctctccctccccctcgccTTGTCACCGTCCAGGCCGGCGCCCGGGAGGGTGCCAGTGCAGGGAGAGGCCCGGGCCCCAGTCCCGCGGGGCGAGCGCTGCGTCCAGCTTCCTCCGAGGCCCCGAGGTCGCGCTCCGCCCCGGGCTGCGCTCCGCCCGGGCGGCGCCTGCCAGAAAGTGCTGTTCCTCGGGCGGTGGGCAGAGGCCCTCGGGTGCGGGCAGAGCTGGGGTGCTTCAGCGTGTGGGGCAGGCCTCAGGGCGGCCACCTGTGCAGGAGGCTGGCGGGGGGATCCGAGGTCGGTCCTGAGGTCCCGCGTCACTGCGGCCTCTGTGGCTGGGCCGTCCCCCCGCTAGTGGCTCCCAGCCTGGGACGGCAGCCAGGCCCCCGCCAGATGTGCCGGGGGGCGCAGGTGCGCGAGAAACGCAGGCCCTGGGGACCCCGGGGCGGCCAGACGTAACCCACGAACTGAAGCCTGTTCACCACCTGCGGGGCAGAAGAGCAGCCAAGCGACACGCAGACAGGTTGGGGAGCAGAGCCCCCGTCCGACGGGTCGGGGGGAAGGGCCTCTCTTCAGAGACGGCCGGCACCCAGGGGCTGCAGGACCACCTGCCAGGGGAAAACGAAGGAACCGACACCCCCGCCATGGCTGCGCCCGGCCGCTGCGGGATGAGGTGCGTCCTGCAACGCGTCTCCGCCGGCACCTTCAAGGCTTCCGCCTGGCCTGCGAATTAGATCCAGTGTGATCGTGATGAATTCAGGAAGGTCAAGCCAAAGAACTCACgcggaagaaaaaggaagaggagcgAGTCCTCGCTCTGCAGCAGCTTGGAGGGGACGCCAGGGGAGGACCTGGTCTCAGTCACAGCAGAGGGACCTCCTCCCAAAGACAGTGGCCTTGCCCCAGTTC is part of the Desmodus rotundus isolate HL8 chromosome 7, HLdesRot8A.1, whole genome shotgun sequence genome and encodes:
- the NEIL1 gene encoding endonuclease 8-like 1 — translated: MPEGPELHLASRFVNAACGGLVFGGRVEKSSVSRNPEVPFESSAYRVSASARGKELRLTLSPLPGARPPQAPMALVFHFGMSGSFQLAPSDALPPHAHLRFYTAPPGPQLALCFVDVRRFGHWDLGGEWQPGRGPCVLLEYEQFRENVLRNLEDKVFDRPICEALLDQRFFNGIGNYLRAEILYRLKIPPFEKARTVLEALKQHRPSPELTLSQKIKEKLQNPDLLELCHSVPKEVIRLGGKGYGQESGEDDFAAFRAWLQCYGVVGMHSLRDRQGRTVWFQGDPGPLAPRGGKSRKRKPKGSQPGPKDRMQDPPPPSKAPSRTRRARRGLLKQATAHQLEGSSLQQDPKVPPVTEKGKRTGRQASSGRCRPQKIKPDTPSSDPEGTSAS